A segment of the Neochlamydia sp. S13 genome:
TTTATCGGAAGATAAATGGAGAAGGGGAGAGATCATGCAAAAAGAGCCTCTCGAGATTTTATATTTGCGTAAAACCCAAGCAGAAATAGAGAAAGAATTGCAAAAGAGTATTCAGTATTGATAAATTACTCATCGATTGTGTATGATGCTTTCATCATTAGAAAACTGGCAAAAGTGTTGCCGTGATTACTAAACTTATAAAATTAGGAATTGAGCGAAATGTCATTAGTAAAAGTCCGTATTGGCGAACCCATCGATAAAGCCCTTCGTGCCTTGAAGAAAAGATTAGATAAAGAGGGTGTAATGAAATCCGTCAAAGCCCATCGCTTTTATGCTAAACCATCGGTTAAAAAGCGCGCAAAATCTAAGGCTGCTTTAAAATACAAAAGACAGCGTTAAAACCCGATAGGCTTGCTTAAGTAACAAGCCGATTGATTTAATATAAGTTCCCCAAAGGGTGTTCAGATTTATTATTACAATGAGTACCTATACCCTTTAGGCTAAAGTTTTTAAATTCCACCGAGTGTTATGTTTTTTTGTTAAAAGACATGCACTCTCAAGACATCTATGTGAGCATTATGGCTGACTATTACGAAACATTGGAAATTCCGCGAACTGCCACAGCAGACGAGATTAAAAAGGCTTATCGCAAAAAAGCCATCAAATACCATCCTGACAAAAATCCCGGCAATGCTGAAGCTGAAAAACGCTTTAAAGAAATTTCAGAAGCCTATGAAGTTTTAAGTAATGATAAAAAACGCCAAACTTACGATCGCTATGGTAAAGAAGGATTAGGAGCAGCGGCAGGAGCAGCTGGAGGAGGGTTTTCAGGATTTTCTTCTGTCGATGAAGCTTTACGTACTTTCATGGGTGCTTTTGGTGGCATGGGTGGGGAGTCTATATTTGAAAGTTATTTTGGTGGAAATGACTTTGGGGGAGGCTCAGCTCAAATGCGCCGCCAAGGAGCTAGCAAACGTGCCAATATCACTATTTCATTTCTAGAAGCAGCTAAGGGTGTTGATAAGGAATTAGCCATCAATAACTATGTCACTTGTAAGACTTGCCATGGTAAAGGTACCCCCTCTTCTAAGGGCAAGAAAAAGTGCCCGCGTTGCCATGGGGCTGGACAAGTATATGAGCAGAAAGGCTTTTTTAGCATGTCTATGGGCTGTCCTCAATGCCATGGAGAAGGGGAAATTATCACTGAG
Coding sequences within it:
- the rpsU gene encoding 30S ribosomal protein S21 codes for the protein MSLVKVRIGEPIDKALRALKKRLDKEGVMKSVKAHRFYAKPSVKKRAKSKAALKYKRQR
- the dnaJ gene encoding molecular chaperone DnaJ — encoded protein: MADYYETLEIPRTATADEIKKAYRKKAIKYHPDKNPGNAEAEKRFKEISEAYEVLSNDKKRQTYDRYGKEGLGAAAGAAGGGFSGFSSVDEALRTFMGAFGGMGGESIFESYFGGNDFGGGSAQMRRQGASKRANITISFLEAAKGVDKELAINNYVTCKTCHGKGTPSSKGKKKCPRCHGAGQVYEQKGFFSMSMGCPQCHGEGEIITEPCKDCRGEGLIKEKQHVKIHIPAGVDSGMRLKMSGYGDAGHGGGPAGDLYVFINVEPHEIFEREGNDVLLDLPISFTEAALGCKKDVPGLYGHTCRITIPEGTQNGKVFRLRNEGFPSVHGQGKGDLLVKIFVETPTQLSEKQIKLLKEFSTLQGPANLPKSNSFLDKIKSIFK